One genomic region from Ptychodera flava strain L36383 chromosome 14, AS_Pfla_20210202, whole genome shotgun sequence encodes:
- the LOC139150502 gene encoding BTB/POZ domain-containing protein 9-like: MCDSHLLRPHTPVGEVEHVHHLSEQIGNLFLNQEYSDITFIVENTRFHAHRVILAARCEYFRALLFGGMRESRPECTEIELKDTTSLAFHALLKYIYTGKMNLQDLKEDSLLDILGLAHRYGFIDLELSISDYLRATLNISNVCLIYDVASLYQLRSLKDTCFSFMDNNAGEVMQSESFLALSEAALTDVISRHSFCASEIDIFNAVLEWSKNNPDVDPTNIVCAVRLPLMSLQDLLNIVRPTNLVSPDAILDAIKLREESRDMELGYRGYLAPEENVACMKHGGQVIRGEMKAALLDGDTTNYDLDRGFTRHPIEEPSGNGGIVIKLGKPCIINTIKMLLWDRDPRSYSYYIEVSMDEQDWVKVIDHCSYMCRSWQTLHFQQRVVRYIRIVGVHNTVNKVFHLVSFECLFTNKPFCLDSGILVPNENVATVKASACVIEGVSRSRNALLNGDTKNYDWDSGYTCHQLGSGAIVVQLAQPFIISSMRLLLWDCDDRSYSYYVEVSCDQHNWTRVADKTKEQCKSWQTIFFDKRPMTFVKIVGTHNTANEVFHCVHFECPAQLNGRTQEEHPMASQQTVSSASAMIGPSAQPADVAMVNLNPNQGAMAGAGLPPRQQQILPQGGALSGSGNGHGPFRF, from the exons ATGTGTGACAGTCATCTCCTGAGACCACACACTCCAGTTGGAGAGGTAGAACATGTCCATCATCTGTCTGAACAaattggtaatttatttctcaaccAAGAATACAGTGATATAACATTCATAGTTGAGAATACCAGGTTTCATGCACATAGAGTAATACTGGCAGCAAGATGTGAATATTTCAG AGCTCTGCTTTTTGGTGGGATGAGAGAGTCTAGACCTGAGTGTACAGAGATTGAACTGAAAGACACAACATCCCTAGCTTTCCATGCTCTGTTAAAGTACATCTATACCGGTAAAATGAATTTACAAGACCTGAAAGAAGACTCTTTGCTTGATATCCTGGGACTAGCACATCGATATGGATTCATTGATTTAGAATTATCCATTTCTGACTATTTGAGAGCCACTTTGAATATCAGTAATGTGTGTCTGATCTATGATGTAGCAAGTCTGTATCAGCTGAGATCGCTCAAAGATACATGCTTCAGCTTTATGGATAACAATGCTGGTGAAGTCATGCAAAGTGAATCGTTTCTTGCATTGTCTGAG GCAGCTCTGACAGATGTAATATCCCGGCATTCTTTCTGTGCATCAGAGATAGACATCTTTAATGCAGTGTTAGAATGGAGCAAGAACAACCCTGACGTGGATCCAACCAATATTGTTTGTGCAGTCAGACTTCCATTGATGAGTCTACAGGATTTGTTGAATATAGTCAGACCAACCAACCTGGTATCACCAGATGCTATCCTTGATGCAATCAAGTTGAGGGAGGAGAGTCGTGATATGGAGCTAGGCTATAGAGGATATCTTG CACCTGAAGAAAATGTGGCTTGTATGAAACACGGTGGTCAAGTGATCCGTGGTGAAATGAAGGCTGCTTTGCTTGATGGTGATACAACTAACTATGATTTAGACAGGGGGTTTACCAGACACCCTATTGAAGAACCTTCTGGAAATGGTGGTATTGTCATCAAATTAGGAAAGCCATGTATAATTAATACAATCAAAATGTTACTATGGGACAGAGATCCAAG ATCATATTCCTACTACATTGAAGTATCAATGGATGAACAAGACTGGGTTAAAGTGATAGACCATTGTAGCTACATGTGTCGATCATGGCAAACATTACACTTTCAACAAAGAGTGGTCAG ATATATCCGTATAGTTGGAGTACACAACACTGTCAACAAAGTGTTTCATTTGGTATCATTTGAATGCCTCTTCACAAACAAACCATTCTGTCTTGATTCTGGTATTTTAG TACCAAATGAAAATGTTGCCACAGTGAAAGCAAGTGCATGTGTTATAGAAGGTGTCAGCAGAAGTCGCAATGCACTGTTAAATGGTGACACCAAGAACTATGATTGGGATTCTGGATATACATGTCATCAGTTAGGCAGTGGAGCAATAGTTGTACAGTTGGCTCAGCCTTTCATCATATCATCTATGAG ACTACTGCTGTGGGATTGTGATGACAGGAGTTACAGTTACTATGTAGAGGTATCATGTGATCAGCATAATTGGACAAGAGTTGCTGACAAGACTAAGGAACAGTGCAA ATCGTGGCAAACTATCTTCTTTGATAAGAGACCCAtgacatttgtgaaaattgttGGAACACATAACACTGCTAATGAA GTATTCCATTGTGTTCACTTTGAATGTCCAGCTCAATTGAATGGTAGAACTCAAGAAGAACATCCAATGGCAAGTCAGCAAACAGTATCCTCTGCATCAGCAATGATTGGTCCATCAGCACAGCCGGctgatgttgccatggtaaaccTCAACCCCAATCAAGGTGCCATGGCTGGCGCTGGGCTACCACCTAGACAACAGCAAATCTTGCCACAAGGTGGTGCTTTAAGTGGAAGTGGTAATGGACATGGACCTTTTAGGTTCTGA